The nucleotide sequence TCTAAAAGATGAAGGGCAATTTCTTGACAGTGCATCTACACAAAAAATGACCTGACAAATTAAGTGTCAGCAGCCTAGGATATGAATGAATTACTAGAATAAAACTGTCTTATAATAAGCACTTCAAGAAATTTCAAGTTGTTAAAAGCATAAAGGACACAAGTTCACATACGGAGCCATCCAACGATAAGTTCCAGTTTCTGGTGTCATCCCCTCGGTCTTGACCTCAATACGTGCAACTCCAAAATCAGCAATCTTAATTGATTTGTCCGCAGATATAAGAAGGTTGTCAGACTTCAGATCTCTATGTATGAATCCCAACCCATGCACATACTCCATACCCCTAGCAATGTCCAGTGCTTGTTTGACAGCCAGCTTCAGAGGCACCGATCTGTTATGCCTTTTCATGAGAAATTGCCGCACCGATCCACCTTTTGCATATTCCGTCACAATACACCACACCATGGGCTTTCTGCATGCTCCAATGAACCTGACAATATTCAGGTGCTTGAGATTTGCCAGCATCATAACCTCTTGCCCGAATTGTTGCTCCATTAACTGCACCCTCTCAGGGTCATTCTCAGGCCTTTCTAACAACTTAATAGCAACATCTTCTCCATCATAAGTTCCTCTGTAAAGCTTACCAAAAGCACCCTGTGCAAAGGCCACCCCCATATTTAGCTTCCTGAGATCAATGGTCCACTCATCATAGTTCTCGAGAGATTCCGTAGTGTACCGGGGGTCCATCAAGGCCTGAGCCAACGCATCCTCATTCATAGCATGAGACACTCTGCCATGTCGAAGCACACTGTGCCCCACCGAGAAGTTGGCACCTGGGAACAGGCGGAGTGCAGTATGACGCAGTATTCCAGTTCTCGAGTTTGATCCCACACTGCTATTCTCAACAGACATGGGAGCGGACCCACCACCGGTGCTCGTTTGCAGGCTTCCAACACTGTCAATAGACATGTTGGAGCCTTCATCGAGCTTCCGGTAGAATCCCATGTCATAGAACCCATTTCCGACACCATttgcgccaccgccaccgccaccaccaacCATAAACCCAGCAAATTTAGAACCATCAGCCATCTATTTCCGAACCAACGATCAAACGGCCCAACTTATCTTCAAAAAATGCTATAAACCACTCGATCTTACCTCTAAAAACTGGACTTCTCAACCATCCCAAGCAAACTAAAAGCCCCTCAAAACACTCTTAAGAATCCATCACTAGCAGCTCGTCGACACCTATAATATCCAATCTGAAACAAGAATAAGAAATAGACATCAATCTACTTCACAGAAAGAATAAAGACGCGACTTTTACGATATCTGCGACAAAATAGTCGCCAAAGAACCAAGCGATTCCGAAAACCTAAAAACAGGAACGAGGAAGCTCGATCTGAGCAAAACAGCACCGATTCGAGCAACACGTACCTCGATCGAGAGGGAATCGTGCAGCGCACGAGATCGCCAAAGAGGAGACGCGATCGGCTGCAAGGTGGAGGAGAAATGGGTCGCCTTTTATGTAGAGattaagaggaggagaagagagtggTGGGAGACGAGGACCACTGGGTCGGAGAGCAAGTCGTCGCCTGCTTTCCCTTTCGCTTTATTTTCcagcttaataataataataataataataataataataataataataataataataataataatacttattTCCTGCTTTTTGTCCCTACTCATCACCGTTATATGACACTGCTACGATCACTAATTAGCGGTGCTGTTATGTAAATATACCGCCTGTTACAAATGGCTTTGCTTAATGTAACGGTCGATACTTTCAGTATTAGATGAGTGTattaatcgaaatatttaaatttattattcatTATCTTCTGGGAAATTTTATGCTCTCAACTCctcaatttcatgtatcgaatccgACTTGATCGATATAACTTAACACAAATCAGGTTTGGATCGACTTGATGGATCGAACAATTAGGCTATTATTATGGATTCTCTAAGGTTGTAGTTTTCTTAATCCACACACTGGTCAAATTTGTTCTTATTTGCTCCATATGATGTTGACTCTGTATCTCAGTCTACGCACGATTTTAATGAATGACTTGGATCGGATTGATATGACATTGAGCTAACCTTAGTTATATATTTGACTTGGATAAACTGGCAATAGGTAGAGAGTTGACATTGCAAGCAAGCATTAGTCACTCTCATATTATTTGAAAATTGGCAACTGAAAACCCAATCAACACGCAACAATATAAATTAATTGACATTGTTATGCATTGAGGATGTAGGATTGAAATGAGACATGTCTTCATGCTTTGATTTCAATAAAAATCAAAGCATGTAGAGTTGATTTAGGAAGGATATACGACCATGCAATTACTTTGTAACTCACAATAATTACAAAAGGAGAGTTAAATTCTTCTTGACCAGTAACCCTTTGTATGAGTTGAATAATATGTTGATGTAGTACTAGTCCAAACAAaattatacttttcccattcaattTCCCACAATTTTGTCCTGTGAAGAGCTGATGCTGAGGACAAGTTCCTGTGTCAAAAGGACTTGGAGATGCTTGGCATGAACATGTCAACTTATTCACATATGATGATGAGTTGAGGTCATCCACTAAGGACTTCTGACCAGATCAAGAAGATACTTTAGTCACCAGATGGATCAAACTTCTTGTGGAGGTCTGCCTCCAACTTGAATGGGTCATCATTGGATGGCTTCTTCCAACTCCCATCTTTTGTTCTTTTGCTAGGCATGAGTAAACTTTCTTGCATAAATCAGTCACCTCAATCTTGTCAAACTTGGGTGCTATTACTGCCGACATGAGTAAATACAAAAGGCATGCCTTGCAGAAGAAAGCAACTTTCCAACCTCTCCCATGAATTACAACTTTTGTTCCTTTCTTACTACTGCAATTTCTAAATCCATGTCATTCTAACACTAAAAGTCAGGGTCAATAATAGATTTCTTGGTGTTCTCATATATTTAATTGTTTTCTTTAGTATAATGTCATTCACTAGTAGACTCCTATCAGTAAAGGATCTAGAAAGATACATGAAGGTTTATTATGTCATTCACTACCAAAAACCAATATATGGCTTTGTTTACTGAAGGTTTCAAATTCTATACCAATTTAACAAGTCTATAGTAGATATCTGCATATAGAAGAGAAAAAGCTTGTCAGTGCAGCAGTTGATGTCTTGCTAACTTTGTCTGAAGAAATAGAACACAAGCCTAAATTTCTCTGAGTTTGTACATCAATATCTAGACAGCAGTTGGTGGACAAACTTCTTTCAGCATGTTTAAAGCATTGCACCCCAAAGTATTGGTTTGTTGACTTCCATATGTTATTTGGTTCAGTAACATCTGCTTCTGTTCAAGTTTTCCTGTCAGGATGGTGAAGTTCCTCTACTCTGTTGTACATGTACTCTTTTGTCAATGATTTTTTATGAGTTTTTGGGTCATTAAGCAGTACTTTGTGTTGTTTAAGGTTAGCAGCACTTGTATCATAGTTaaattaagaaaagagaagatcATGTTTTGGGAGGAAATAAAACTCAAATATTAGAAAGAATTTGCATCCAATCATGATACATTGTTTGATGGGTTCCCTGGCAAGTGGAAGTATGTGAAAGATGGAAGTTTACCATTGGATGCAAGTTTTTAGCTTTCCAGTAATAGCCCTAGGTGCAGATGCCTTAGAAGTAAACATGAGTGGACTGGCAGAAGAATCAGTTTTAGTTTAGATTGTCAAGGCTCGAACTGATGAGCTTCAGGATAGTGTCATTTGATGATCGCCAATTAAATCATCAATCAAAATACTTAAACTTAACAATAATATATCTATCCgatccttataaatcaatcttaaaattATCCATTTTCGATGTGAAAATAATCAAAAGTATTATAATTTTCACTACTTGACGTTATCGTCAAGATCCAATATAACTCAGATCAAACCCTAATATGGTGTGATAAGTCCTTTGACTCCATTAACGAGTAATCTTTTCTTATTTGAACCCTCTACCAGACCCTAATAGGCTAACTAACCCATCAACATTATTTGATCAACAATTGATCAAAATGATTAAACTAAAATTGATAGTAATTCACTCATCATATCTTTATAAGTTCCTCTAAGTTTTGCCCACTTTGACTAATCGGAATGTCTATTAATCCCAGGCCCTTTCATTTCATAAACCTTTTTGACACCAGCGCTAGTAAACATACTTGTGATGTTCAACATGTCCCTCATGCACAAAGAAAAAGGAAGGGGGCTGGTCATTGTGTGGTCATTGTGAGGCAAGATGGGGAGAGTTTTGGGATGAAGGATCTGTTATGCTTCAGCTGGGCTGTGGTCTTGGGCAGGGAAAACTGAGAATTCAAATAAGGCCACTTTGTTGATTATCCCAAATGTGAAGTGGTGTCATGAGTGGTGTAGGTAGGAAAGATGTTGAAGAGTTCACAGAGAAAGGAGCATTAACCAATCCTTAGCCTGTTGCTAGAGGGAGCAGGTTCATCAACAACTTTTGATATACTGTGTGCAAAAGctaaattaacataaaatattcTCTTTTCATTGGTACAATTTCTAAAACTAGACTACTTCCCCTTTCAAAAGAAGGGTAAGATTGCTCCTTTTGCAACCTGGGTGACCAGGATTCAAGATACCAatagattaaaatttttttaatatgcaaTCTAGGCTCAATAAAATGGATAGAAATCTTAAACACCATTAACTGGATTTGGGAAGCAACTTTTGCAAGGGCAACAGGGAAGAAACATAAAACTCAAGCCTATGCAAAACCAAATGAGTTTAAGTTATCCAAAATGATCTTCTAACCCTCCTCAAAACACTGCATTTCAGTTGTGTCTAACTAGTGGTGAAGCAATGTCACACTGCAGTTTCCTAAAGAGCAGACTGCAACACAGCAGAACAAAAGTTGAAATTTTGCAGATTTAATTAAGCAGGAAATGCCGATAAAAGAGACAGATAAGATATTTTCCCTTTAAGCAAATATCATACTTCATCTCAAATCAGCCAAAGCGACGAACAATTCCCAGAATTCTTTAccaaaatcaaattttgattgcAAAAAGAGCGGATGTTTACCCATACATAAACAGATCCACGATTCATAAAGCTATTATATCGCATTCGAACTCCACCCACAAATCCAGAGTCTCAGAACAAGAAAGTTACCAACTGAAGCAAAAAAGAGAAGTTTTGACGCAGAGAAAACCTAAACTGATAATAGTGACGGTCACGGAGCTCACTCGAGAGGAACCTCGACATCGCCGTCGCTAATCTCCGTCTGCAGGTCTTTGGGGTCCTTCCCGTCGACGGTACAACCGACGGAGACGCAGGTGCCGAGGATCTCCTTGATGGTGCCAGATAGATCCTTGGCCATGGACCTGGGCCGCATAACCCGGGCGATCTCGACGACGTCGTCGAGGGAGATGTTGCCGTTGTGCTTAATGTTCTTGGTTTTCTTCCGGTCGCGCTCGGGCTCCTTGAGAGCCTTGATGACGAGGGCGGCCGCGGAGGGGACGACGGTGACCTTGGCCTGCCGGTTCTGGACGGTTAGCTTGACGGTGACGCGGAGACCCTTCCACTCCTTCGCTGTCTCCTTGGCAATGTCCTCGCCGATCTTCTTCGGGGAGAGCCCAAGTGGCCCGATCTTAGGCGCCAGGGAGCTGGCAGCGCCGACCTCGCCTCCGGTGACCCGGACGTAGACGTCGACAACCTGTGTCGGATCGAACTTGGGCGGCATTGCAGCGGCGGAAGAAGAGCTCCGAGAGTGGAAACACGGCT is from Musa acuminata AAA Group cultivar baxijiao chromosome BXJ1-6, Cavendish_Baxijiao_AAA, whole genome shotgun sequence and encodes:
- the LOC135675750 gene encoding large ribosomal subunit protein uL11x-like, coding for MPPKFDPTQVVDVYVRVTGGEVGAASSLAPKIGPLGLSPKKIGEDIAKETAKEWKGLRVTVKLTVQNRQAKVTVVPSAAALVIKALKEPERDRKKTKNIKHNGNISLDDVVEIARVMRPRSMAKDLSGTIKEILGTCVSVGCTVDGKDPKDLQTEISDGDVEVPLE
- the LOC103986882 gene encoding serine/threonine-protein kinase STY13, with product MADGSKFAGFMVGGGGGGGANGVGNGFYDMGFYRKLDEGSNMSIDSVGSLQTSTGGGSAPMSVENSSVGSNSRTGILRHTALRLFPGANFSVGHSVLRHGRVSHAMNEDALAQALMDPRYTTESLENYDEWTIDLRKLNMGVAFAQGAFGKLYRGTYDGEDVAIKLLERPENDPERVQLMEQQFGQEVMMLANLKHLNIVRFIGACRKPMVWCIVTEYAKGGSVRQFLMKRHNRSVPLKLAVKQALDIARGMEYVHGLGFIHRDLKSDNLLISADKSIKIADFGVARIEVKTEGMTPETGTYRWMAPEMIQHRPYNQKVDVYSFGIVLWELITGMLPFQNMTAVQAAFAVVNRGVRPIIPQDCLPALGEIMTRCWDANPDVRPSFTEIISLLEGAQEDIVHTVRKARFRCCIQPMTTD